One segment of Dolichospermum sp. DET69 DNA contains the following:
- a CDS encoding phycobiliprotein lyase, which translates to MNIEEFFELSAGKWFSHRTSHHLAFKQSEDGKSDIVIEMLAADHPEVIKLCQQYEIEPNTASCGARVTWNGTMEWDEEKHEGSTVLATVPNTDNPDEGKLLREMGYAEKAPVAGSYKIGNDGALTLITEYETMWSEERLWFASPNLRMRVSVLKRFGGFSMASFTSEIRMGSTEASKKATEAAN; encoded by the coding sequence ATGAATATTGAGGAATTTTTTGAATTAAGTGCTGGTAAATGGTTTTCCCATCGGACTAGTCACCATTTAGCGTTTAAGCAGTCAGAGGACGGCAAATCAGACATCGTGATTGAGATGTTAGCGGCTGATCATCCAGAAGTCATTAAACTGTGTCAACAGTATGAAATTGAGCCTAATACAGCTTCCTGCGGGGCGCGAGTTACCTGGAATGGCACAATGGAATGGGACGAGGAAAAACATGAAGGTTCTACTGTTTTAGCCACAGTACCCAATACAGATAACCCAGATGAAGGTAAGTTACTCCGGGAAATGGGTTATGCCGAAAAAGCCCCCGTTGCTGGTAGCTATAAAATCGGTAATGATGGGGCTTTAACGCTGATTACTGAGTATGAAACCATGTGGTCTGAAGAAAGACTATGGTTTGCCAGTCCTAATTTGCGGATGCGGGTAAGTGTTCTTAAACGGTTTGGTGGCTTTAGTATGGCTTCCTTTACTTCCGAAATTCGGATGGGTAGCACAGAGGCTTCTAAAAAGGCCACGGAAGCCGCTAATTAA
- a CDS encoding PIN domain-containing protein gives MKNIHFLDTSYILALEIKNEYAHHQVIQNWSTLAISKPILVTTTYVFDEIVTFLNSRNLHHKAVEIGNQLLESPDIELVEIDQVLFNQGWEYFQKYQDKSYSLTDCLSFVVMQDRKISTALTLDNHFRQAGFKILPS, from the coding sequence ATGAAAAACATACATTTTTTAGATACAAGCTATATTCTAGCTTTAGAGATAAAAAATGAATATGCTCATCACCAAGTAATACAAAACTGGTCTACTTTAGCGATTTCAAAACCCATTTTAGTCACGACAACTTATGTTTTTGATGAAATAGTCACTTTTTTAAATAGCCGAAATCTTCATCATAAAGCTGTTGAAATTGGTAATCAGTTACTAGAGAGTCCAGACATAGAATTAGTCGAGATAGATCAGGTTTTATTCAACCAAGGATGGGAATATTTTCAAAAATATCAGGATAAGTCTTACTCTCTCACAGATTGTTTATCCTTTGTTGTAATGCAAGATCGAAAAATTTCTACAGCCTTGACCTTAGATAATCATTTTCGTCAAGCAGGATTTAAAATTTTACCATCATAA
- a CDS encoding HEAT repeat domain-containing protein, with translation MAAPSLEVISAQLESPNLRDRMIALASLRHIPAADAVPLIKKVLDDESLQLRSMAIFALGIKKTPDCYPILVKILETDPDYGIRADAAGALGYLEDNRAVEVLSRAFYEDTDWLVRFSAAVSLGNIKDPRAHDILIQALDSKEIVIQQAAISALGEIRDLDSVTHILRFAQSEDWLVRQRLAEALGNLPTPKSVSALKYLEKDSHNNVAQAARISLQRLEESNNLS, from the coding sequence ATGGCTGCTCCAAGTTTAGAAGTAATTTCGGCTCAGTTAGAAAGTCCCAATTTGCGCGATCGCATGATAGCTCTTGCTAGTTTGCGTCATATACCTGCTGCTGATGCAGTTCCTTTAATTAAAAAGGTGTTAGATGATGAATCCCTGCAACTGCGCTCAATGGCCATATTTGCTCTCGGCATCAAAAAAACCCCAGACTGCTATCCTATTCTGGTAAAAATTTTAGAAACAGATCCAGATTATGGTATCCGTGCTGACGCTGCTGGGGCGTTGGGATATCTGGAGGATAATAGAGCCGTGGAAGTGTTATCACGGGCATTTTATGAAGATACAGATTGGCTAGTTAGGTTTAGTGCTGCTGTGTCTTTAGGTAATATTAAAGACCCTCGCGCCCATGATATTCTGATCCAGGCGTTAGATAGTAAAGAAATAGTCATCCAACAAGCAGCTATTTCGGCTTTGGGAGAAATCCGTGATCTAGATTCTGTAACACATATTCTGCGTTTTGCTCAATCAGAGGATTGGTTAGTGCGGCAACGTCTAGCGGAAGCTTTAGGCAATTTACCGACTCCTAAAAGTGTCTCAGCTTTAAAATATCTAGAGAAAGATAGTCATAACAACGTTGCCCAAGCAGCGAGGATTTCTCTGCAAAGACTAGAAGAAAGCAACAACCTCAGTTGA
- the petD gene encoding cytochrome b6-f complex subunit IV, protein MSTQKLPDLSDPQLRAKLAQGMGHNYYGEPAWPNDLLYIFPVVIMGSFACIVALAVLEPSMIGEPANPFATPLEILPEWYLYPVFQILRSLPSKLLGVLAMAAVPLGLIIVPFLENVNKFQNPFRRPVATTVFLFGTLVTIWLGIGAALPLDKSLTLGLF, encoded by the coding sequence ATGTCAACGCAAAAATTACCGGATCTAAGCGATCCCCAGTTAAGAGCTAAACTTGCCCAAGGCATGGGTCACAACTACTATGGTGAACCTGCTTGGCCTAATGATTTGCTGTATATATTCCCTGTCGTAATTATGGGTTCTTTTGCCTGTATTGTGGCTCTAGCAGTTCTAGAACCCTCTATGATAGGTGAACCAGCCAATCCTTTTGCTACCCCTTTGGAAATTTTGCCAGAGTGGTACTTATATCCTGTATTCCAAATTCTCCGCTCACTACCTAGTAAACTATTAGGTGTGTTAGCAATGGCTGCTGTACCCTTGGGGCTAATTATCGTTCCTTTCCTGGAAAACGTGAATAAGTTCCAAAACCCTTTCCGTCGTCCTGTCGCAACAACAGTATTTTTATTTGGTACTCTTGTTACTATATGGCTAGGTATAGGTGCGGCACTTCCATTAGATAAATCCTTAACTTTAGGATTGTTCTAA
- the lysA gene encoding diaminopimelate decarboxylase — MVSTYPVEVQLSGRQYLPSTTGDSADISPNQQLLPLTARVNDHDNLEIGGCDVTTLVEQFASPLYILDEETLRTTCRQYRDTFKEYYQGESQVLYASKAWSCLAVCAIVASEGLGIDVVSGGELYTALSAGMSPDKIYLHGNNKSYDELVLAIQSGCTIVADNWHELDLLVKIAGEKTENSSLSPIRLMLRLTPGIECHTHEYIRTGHLDSKFGFDPHDLQEVFAFVSKQPSLNCVGLHAHIGSQIFERQPHRDLAAVMVQWLRDAAKHGLKVTELNVGGGLGIKYTESDDPPSILEWSKAICEVVQAACISENLPLPKLLCEPGRSLIATSCVTAYTVGATKVIPEIRTYIAIDGGMSDNPRPITYQSVYRVVVANKISDPCTEIVTLAGKHCESGDILIKNAQLPKTEANDILVVMGTGAYNYSMASNYNRLPRPAAVVVANGEANLILQRETYQDLIRQDCLPERLK, encoded by the coding sequence ATGGTATCGACTTACCCCGTCGAAGTTCAACTTTCTGGCCGTCAATATTTACCGTCAACAACTGGTGACAGTGCTGATATTTCTCCTAACCAACAACTCTTACCTTTGACAGCAAGAGTTAATGATCATGACAATCTGGAAATCGGTGGCTGTGATGTCACAACCTTAGTTGAACAGTTTGCTTCACCTTTATATATTTTAGATGAAGAAACCCTGCGGACAACTTGTAGGCAATATCGAGATACATTCAAAGAATATTACCAAGGAGAATCGCAGGTACTCTATGCTTCTAAGGCATGGAGTTGTCTAGCCGTTTGTGCCATTGTGGCTTCAGAAGGGTTAGGAATTGATGTAGTATCTGGTGGCGAACTTTATACTGCGCTAAGTGCGGGTATGAGTCCTGACAAAATATACTTACATGGAAATAACAAATCTTATGATGAGTTAGTTTTAGCAATCCAGTCTGGATGTACTATTGTAGCGGATAACTGGCACGAATTAGATCTGCTGGTGAAGATAGCAGGGGAGAAAACAGAAAATTCTTCTCTTTCACCGATTCGGCTGATGCTACGCTTAACTCCAGGGATAGAATGTCATACTCACGAATATATTCGGACTGGACACTTAGATAGTAAATTTGGTTTTGATCCTCATGATTTACAAGAAGTGTTTGCTTTTGTTAGTAAGCAGCCTAGTTTAAACTGTGTGGGGTTACACGCTCATATTGGTTCACAAATTTTTGAACGTCAACCACATCGAGATTTAGCTGCTGTGATGGTGCAGTGGTTAAGAGATGCGGCTAAACATGGCTTAAAGGTGACAGAATTAAATGTTGGTGGTGGGTTAGGGATTAAATATACGGAATCTGATGATCCCCCAAGCATTCTTGAATGGTCAAAGGCGATTTGTGAAGTTGTACAAGCTGCTTGTATATCAGAAAATCTGCCTTTACCAAAGTTACTTTGTGAACCAGGGCGATCGCTCATTGCCACATCTTGCGTCACTGCTTATACTGTTGGTGCTACCAAGGTTATTCCCGAAATTCGTACCTACATAGCGATTGATGGCGGAATGTCAGATAATCCCCGCCCTATTACCTACCAATCAGTTTATCGGGTGGTAGTTGCTAATAAAATATCTGATCCTTGTACCGAAATAGTCACTTTAGCTGGTAAACATTGCGAATCAGGAGATATTCTGATTAAAAATGCCCAACTGCCAAAAACTGAAGCAAATGATATTCTCGTAGTTATGGGAACTGGTGCATACAATTACAGTATGGCATCTAATTACAATCGCCTCCCTCGACCGGCAGCAGTTGTAGTGGCAAATGGCGAAGCAAATTTAATTTTGCAGCGCGAAACTTATCAAGACTTGATTCGACAAGACTGCCTACCGGAAAGACTGAAATAG
- a CDS encoding anti-sigma regulatory factor — translation MLSIVQQDHRMVRSELKLLVPVQQWFEEFCQQYLPKYGWSDSQLYRLNLALAEGFTNAVRHAHHSLPPETTIEIQVSLWTDRLEMRIWDYGKPFNPDVITEPEPGTLQVGGYGWFLLRRLADRVVYERDSDTRNCLLIVKYRLEEQQH, via the coding sequence ATGCTTAGCATAGTGCAGCAAGACCATAGAATGGTGAGGAGCGAACTTAAGCTCTTAGTCCCAGTACAACAATGGTTTGAAGAATTCTGTCAGCAATATTTACCTAAATATGGCTGGTCAGACAGCCAACTTTATCGTCTCAATCTAGCTTTAGCAGAAGGCTTTACCAACGCAGTTCGTCATGCTCATCATTCTTTACCACCGGAAACAACTATAGAAATTCAAGTAAGTTTATGGACAGATAGGCTGGAAATGAGAATTTGGGATTATGGAAAACCATTTAATCCTGATGTAATAACTGAGCCAGAACCAGGGACTCTACAAGTAGGTGGATATGGATGGTTTTTACTTCGTCGCTTGGCAGATAGAGTTGTATATGAACGCGATTCAGATACTAGAAATTGTCTGTTAATTGTTAAATATCGTCTAGAAGAACAACAACATTAG
- a CDS encoding MBL fold metallo-hydrolase, which translates to MSSFAQESSHKTKQPRSIFPQSTSIQGNSQTLTTSSISAFPPNRDTLGATSYFIVTNEGNILIDCPALEQINQDFLSLHGGVRWFFISHRGAIGKAAEYQQILNCEILIQEQEAYLLPGLTVTTFTDEFTLNDTTQIIWTPGHSPGSSCLYYREFDGVLFSGRHLLPNQHGEPVPLRTSKTFHWPRQLKSVQLLSDRFTPHTLTYLCPGANTGYLRGKPCIDQVYQKITNLNLAALREIQNK; encoded by the coding sequence ATGTCTTCTTTTGCTCAAGAGTCCAGTCATAAGACTAAACAACCACGTTCCATATTTCCACAAAGCACGTCAATACAGGGAAACTCCCAGACTTTGACAACCAGCAGTATTTCTGCCTTTCCACCTAATCGGGACACTTTAGGAGCAACATCTTACTTCATTGTCACAAATGAAGGGAATATCCTGATAGATTGCCCAGCTTTAGAACAAATAAACCAGGATTTTTTGTCCTTGCATGGGGGAGTTAGGTGGTTTTTTATCAGTCATCGTGGTGCTATTGGCAAAGCCGCAGAATATCAGCAAATCTTAAATTGCGAAATCCTGATTCAAGAACAAGAAGCTTATTTATTGCCTGGTTTAACCGTTACCACTTTTACTGACGAGTTCACTCTTAATGACACAACACAAATTATTTGGACACCAGGCCATTCTCCAGGCTCTTCTTGTTTATACTATCGTGAATTTGACGGCGTGTTATTTTCTGGAAGGCATTTACTCCCTAACCAGCATGGCGAACCTGTGCCACTACGCACTTCTAAAACTTTTCATTGGCCACGACAACTCAAAAGCGTTCAATTATTAAGCGATCGCTTTACACCACACACTTTAACTTATTTATGCCCCGGTGCTAATACAGGCTACCTTCGAGGTAAACCCTGTATAGATCAAGTTTACCAAAAAATTACAAACTTGAATTTAGCAGCTTTACGGGAAATCCAAAACAAGTAG
- the rimI gene encoding ribosomal protein S18-alanine N-acetyltransferase, translating into MISSNLKIQSLTTDNLTELLELDKACFDGLWTMEGYLRELESPNSHFLGLFSPFNHADLLGMGCFWSILEEAHITILAVHPQYHGQGLGTALLYSLLRSASDLGLERATLEVRDSNHVAISLYQKFGFKTAGKRRGYYKDNNEDALILWLSELQQPHFLKNLDQWASVINSPF; encoded by the coding sequence GTGATTTCATCCAACTTAAAAATTCAATCTTTAACCACAGACAATTTAACTGAACTGTTGGAACTGGATAAAGCCTGTTTTGATGGCTTGTGGACTATGGAAGGCTACCTGCGGGAGTTAGAAAGTCCGAATAGTCATTTTTTGGGTTTATTTTCCCCTTTTAATCACGCCGATTTGTTAGGAATGGGGTGCTTTTGGTCAATTTTAGAAGAAGCACACATTACAATCTTAGCTGTTCATCCCCAATATCATGGTCAAGGGTTAGGAACAGCTTTATTGTATTCGTTGCTGCGAAGTGCTAGTGATCTTGGTTTGGAGAGAGCTACTCTCGAAGTCCGCGATTCTAATCACGTTGCTATTTCTTTGTATCAAAAGTTTGGTTTCAAAACTGCGGGAAAACGACGAGGTTATTACAAAGATAACAATGAGGATGCCTTGATTCTCTGGCTTTCTGAACTCCAACAGCCACATTTTCTCAAAAATCTAGATCAATGGGCAAGTGTAATTAATTCACCCTTCTAG
- a CDS encoding site-2 protease family protein: protein MAFWFLLLLGSLTYLMMQYSVARATRTPVWLLWLVLMTPAFILTGWTLVYGIKQTPPSALILWVSAGCLILYWLLFNRGRQLPVDPQNQLAENQEQSNNNSTVETASVRPIDSAEETQLRNCFPWSVYYVQKIEYRPQSVICRGHLRTMASAAYEQIKANIESQFGDRFLVIFQEGMNSKPFFVLVPNPQAVRQNNQRDAENITQPGLALILLVATLFSTTFVGLKIAGFNITQLESDFTLFFQGLPYALGLMTILGTHELGHYLTARFYKIRATLPYFIPIPFFLGTFGAFIKMQSPIPHRKALFDVSIAGPLAGFIATIPLLIWGLAHSEIVALPEKTGMLNPNALNPKYSVLLALLAKLALGSELTAKSAIDLHPVAVAGFLGLIVTALNLMPVGQLDGGHIVHAMFGQRTAVIIGQIARLLLLMLSFIREEFLLWAIILLFVPLVDEPALNDVTELDNKRDFMGLISMALLLLIVLPLPQFLANLLQI from the coding sequence ATGGCATTTTGGTTTCTCCTCCTTTTGGGGTCATTGACTTATTTAATGATGCAGTACAGTGTTGCACGGGCTACAAGAACCCCTGTATGGTTATTGTGGCTGGTTTTAATGACACCTGCATTTATATTAACTGGTTGGACGCTGGTATATGGTATCAAACAAACACCCCCTTCAGCGTTAATTCTTTGGGTGTCAGCGGGTTGTTTAATATTATATTGGTTATTGTTTAATAGGGGACGGCAATTACCCGTAGATCCACAAAATCAATTGGCAGAAAATCAAGAACAATCAAATAATAATTCTACAGTAGAAACGGCATCAGTCCGCCCCATTGACTCAGCAGAAGAGACCCAACTGCGAAATTGTTTTCCCTGGTCTGTATATTACGTTCAAAAGATAGAGTATCGTCCCCAATCAGTAATTTGTCGGGGACATTTACGAACTATGGCTAGTGCTGCTTATGAGCAAATTAAAGCTAATATTGAAAGCCAATTTGGCGATCGCTTTTTAGTCATATTTCAAGAAGGAATGAATAGTAAACCCTTCTTTGTTTTAGTTCCCAATCCTCAAGCAGTTAGACAAAATAATCAAAGGGATGCCGAAAATATTACTCAACCTGGTTTAGCACTGATATTGTTAGTAGCCACTTTATTCAGCACTACCTTTGTCGGGTTAAAAATCGCGGGTTTTAACATCACACAATTAGAATCAGATTTCACATTATTTTTTCAGGGTTTACCTTATGCTTTAGGGTTAATGACCATATTAGGGACTCATGAACTAGGTCATTATTTAACAGCAAGATTCTATAAAATTCGCGCCACATTACCTTATTTTATTCCTATACCTTTTTTCTTAGGAACATTTGGTGCATTTATTAAAATGCAGAGTCCCATACCTCACCGCAAAGCCTTATTTGATGTGAGTATTGCTGGCCCCCTGGCAGGATTTATTGCCACTATACCTTTATTAATCTGGGGTTTAGCTCATTCGGAAATAGTAGCTTTACCGGAAAAAACCGGAATGTTAAATCCCAATGCCCTTAATCCTAAATATTCGGTTTTATTAGCTTTACTGGCAAAATTAGCTTTAGGAAGTGAATTAACTGCAAAATCTGCCATTGATTTACATCCAGTTGCTGTAGCAGGTTTCTTAGGATTAATTGTCACAGCTTTGAATTTGATGCCCGTGGGACAACTAGATGGGGGTCACATTGTTCATGCTATGTTTGGACAACGTACCGCTGTAATCATTGGTCAAATTGCCAGATTATTATTACTAATGCTTTCGTTTATCAGAGAAGAATTTTTATTGTGGGCAATTATTTTATTATTTGTGCCGTTAGTTGATGAACCTGCTTTAAACGATGTCACAGAATTAGATAATAAACGGGATTTTATGGGATTAATATCAATGGCTTTATTATTGTTGATTGTTTTACCATTACCCCAATTTTTAGCTAATTTGTTGCAGATTTAA
- a CDS encoding cytochrome b6, whose protein sequence is MANVYDWFEERLDLQEIADDITTKYVPPHVNIFYCLGGITLVCFLIQFATGFAMTFYYKPTVTEAFSSVEYIMNEVNFGWLIRSIHRWSASMMVLMMILHTFRVYLTGGFKKPRELTWISGVILAVITVSFGVTGYSLPWDQVGYWAVKIVSGVPEAIPVVGVLISDLLRGGSSVGQATLTRYYSAHTFVLPWLIAVFMLFHFLMIRKQGISGPL, encoded by the coding sequence ATGGCTAACGTTTATGACTGGTTTGAGGAACGCTTGGATCTCCAAGAAATTGCTGATGATATCACCACCAAATACGTTCCTCCCCACGTTAACATTTTCTACTGCTTGGGTGGAATTACCTTAGTTTGCTTCCTGATCCAATTTGCAACTGGATTTGCGATGACATTCTACTACAAACCCACCGTAACCGAAGCTTTCTCCTCCGTAGAGTACATCATGAATGAAGTCAACTTCGGTTGGTTAATTCGCTCCATTCACCGCTGGTCAGCCAGCATGATGGTATTGATGATGATTCTCCACACTTTCCGCGTTTATCTCACCGGTGGCTTTAAAAAGCCCCGTGAACTGACCTGGATTAGTGGTGTTATTCTTGCAGTTATCACAGTTTCTTTTGGTGTAACAGGCTACTCTCTACCTTGGGATCAAGTTGGTTACTGGGCTGTAAAAATTGTGAGTGGTGTACCAGAAGCAATTCCCGTAGTCGGCGTTCTCATCTCCGATTTACTCCGTGGTGGTTCTAGTGTTGGTCAAGCTACACTCACCCGCTACTATAGCGCTCACACCTTTGTTCTGCCTTGGTTAATTGCCGTCTTCATGTTGTTCCACTTCTTGATGATTCGCAAACAAGGTATTTCTGGACCTTTGTAA
- a CDS encoding MarR family transcriptional regulator produces MKAIIEVAKGGSAIRAARQQIKDSEIGKPVNFRLSFESAKSLFSELTPARLDLLDTLSKIEPCSIYALAKTAERNYSNVHTDVNRLEELGLIERTEEDKISVPFESVEIFMPLAKAA; encoded by the coding sequence ATGAAAGCAATTATTGAAGTAGCCAAGGGTGGTTCTGCAATCCGAGCCGCTCGTCAACAAATTAAAGACTCCGAAATTGGAAAGCCAGTAAATTTTAGACTTTCATTTGAATCTGCAAAATCACTTTTTAGCGAGCTAACACCTGCTAGACTTGATTTGCTTGATACTTTAAGCAAAATAGAGCCATGCAGTATTTACGCGCTGGCAAAAACAGCCGAAAGAAACTATTCAAACGTACACACAGACGTAAATCGCCTGGAAGAACTGGGATTAATTGAACGGACAGAAGAAGACAAAATATCTGTACCGTTTGAATCCGTTGAAATATTCATGCCACTAGCGAAAGCAGCGTGA
- a CDS encoding type II toxin-antitoxin system HicB family antitoxin, which produces MKNRIFTVILYKEDDVYIAECPEVGTVDQGETIEQAIAGLKEATRLYLEEFSLPETSPRFVTSIEISYA; this is translated from the coding sequence ATGAAAAATCGCATCTTTACAGTTATTTTGTACAAAGAAGATGATGTTTACATTGCTGAATGTCCAGAAGTTGGCACAGTAGATCAAGGGGAAACGATTGAGCAGGCGATCGCTGGTTTGAAAGAAGCCACACGGCTTTACCTAGAGGAATTTTCTTTACCAGAAACATCTCCGAGATTTGTGACTAGTATTGAGATTAGTTATGCCTAA
- a CDS encoding PDZ domain-containing protein produces MTMKLGFIHKRVWRLGCLLLLLFCLVFGGYIPPASAFTPEQKLVYEVWRIVNRSYLDGTFNHQSWVDVRQKALKSRFPNQEAAYATIGDMLKSLDDPFTRFLEPEKYRSLQVSTSGELTGVGLQIMLNPQTGVLEVITPIENSPAEKAGLKPRDRILKIEGLSTENLTLDEAAAQMRGRMGSVVTLLIGREGEQDKEVILVRDRISLNPVVSDLRLSPAGTKIGYLTLSQFSANAVTDLAQAISILEKKGASAYILDLRNNPGGLLQAGIEVARLWLDSGTIVYTANRQGIQGTYEAFGPALTTDPLVILVNQGTASASEILAGALQDNHRAQLVGETTFGKGLIQSLFELSDGSGLAVTIAKYETPNHRDINKLGIKPDQIVPQPSLNREQIGTKTDVQYQAAIELLSKNLVMNNEYSGKK; encoded by the coding sequence ATGACAATGAAATTAGGGTTCATTCACAAACGGGTTTGGCGGCTAGGATGCTTACTACTATTGCTTTTTTGCTTGGTGTTTGGCGGATATATTCCTCCGGCCTCAGCTTTCACCCCAGAACAGAAGCTAGTTTATGAAGTATGGCGAATTGTAAATCGCTCTTATCTGGATGGGACTTTTAACCATCAAAGCTGGGTTGATGTGCGACAAAAAGCTCTAAAGAGTCGTTTTCCTAACCAGGAAGCTGCTTATGCCACAATTGGGGATATGCTTAAGAGCCTGGATGATCCTTTTACCCGTTTTCTTGAACCTGAGAAATATCGCAGTTTGCAAGTTAGCACTTCTGGAGAATTAACAGGTGTGGGATTACAAATTATGCTCAATCCCCAAACTGGTGTTTTGGAAGTAATTACACCGATTGAAAATTCTCCAGCCGAGAAAGCGGGTTTAAAACCACGCGATCGCATTTTGAAGATTGAGGGCTTATCTACAGAGAATTTGACTCTTGATGAAGCTGCGGCGCAAATGCGGGGACGAATGGGCAGCGTTGTCACCCTTCTAATTGGCCGAGAAGGAGAACAGGACAAGGAAGTTATCTTGGTGCGCGATCGCATTTCTCTTAATCCTGTTGTCTCTGACTTGCGATTATCCCCCGCAGGAACCAAGATTGGCTATCTCACCTTGAGTCAATTTAGTGCCAATGCTGTTACTGACTTGGCACAAGCTATTTCTATTCTAGAAAAAAAAGGCGCGTCTGCCTATATTCTTGATTTGAGAAACAATCCCGGTGGACTCCTACAAGCTGGAATTGAAGTGGCTCGTTTGTGGTTAGACTCTGGCACAATCGTTTACACTGCCAATCGTCAAGGCATTCAGGGAACTTATGAAGCCTTTGGCCCTGCCCTCACAACAGATCCTTTAGTTATTCTAGTTAATCAAGGAACTGCCAGCGCCAGCGAAATTCTCGCAGGTGCATTACAAGATAATCATCGCGCCCAGTTGGTGGGAGAAACTACCTTTGGTAAGGGTTTAATTCAATCTTTGTTTGAATTATCAGACGGTTCTGGTTTGGCGGTGACAATTGCTAAATATGAAACTCCTAACCATCGAGATATTAATAAGTTGGGAATTAAGCCTGATCAAATTGTTCCCCAACCATCACTTAACCGGGAGCAAATCGGCACAAAGACAGATGTTCAATATCAAGCGGCTATCGAACTTTTGAGTAAAAATTTGGTAATGAATAATGAGTATTCAGGAAAAAAATAG
- the cdaA gene encoding diadenylate cyclase CdaA, with amino-acid sequence MRDWWKQWLINLGDWSQSLLLGTLDMMLVLALTYMILVIISERRTLWMVRGFIVLMLCSALSGKLGLPLLNFVLEKLVIGCAVAMAVALQSEFRRFLEQLGRGEFWQLFRNNASAIPKSDSVIDEIVDAVKELSKNRIGALLILETTGPIEEQDFSVPGVKLNAEVSKELIQTIFQPKTLLHDGATLIRGSRIVSSGIILPLSGRTASRQLGTRHRAAMGITERVENCICVVVSEETGSISLAEKGTLYRPLTIKKLKESLETRFSPTVDREAHAPGLLGLVRQLRDQSLKLISRLLGLPCLRHATRRGTTASQDKK; translated from the coding sequence ATGAGAGATTGGTGGAAGCAATGGCTGATAAACCTGGGAGATTGGTCGCAGTCCTTGCTCCTTGGGACTCTGGACATGATGTTGGTGCTGGCACTAACATACATGATCCTGGTGATTATTAGTGAACGGCGCACATTATGGATGGTGCGAGGGTTTATAGTCTTAATGCTCTGCTCGGCACTCAGTGGCAAATTAGGATTACCTTTGCTAAATTTTGTTCTCGAAAAATTGGTGATTGGTTGTGCGGTGGCTATGGCTGTAGCACTACAATCAGAATTTCGCCGCTTTTTGGAACAATTGGGACGCGGGGAATTTTGGCAGTTGTTTCGTAACAATGCTAGTGCAATTCCTAAGTCAGATAGTGTCATTGATGAAATTGTTGATGCAGTTAAAGAATTATCAAAAAATCGTATTGGCGCTTTACTAATTTTAGAAACCACAGGACCCATTGAAGAACAAGATTTCTCAGTCCCAGGGGTGAAGCTAAATGCTGAAGTTTCTAAAGAACTAATCCAAACTATTTTTCAGCCGAAAACTTTGTTACATGATGGAGCAACGTTAATTCGTGGTTCACGGATTGTATCATCTGGTATAATTTTACCACTGTCAGGACGTACTGCCTCGCGCCAGTTGGGAACACGCCATCGGGCAGCAATGGGAATTACTGAAAGGGTTGAAAATTGTATTTGTGTTGTTGTATCTGAAGAAACGGGTTCTATTTCCTTAGCGGAAAAAGGAACTCTATATAGACCACTAACTATTAAAAAGCTCAAAGAGTCTTTAGAGACTCGATTTTCCCCAACTGTAGATCGGGAAGCTCATGCACCTGGTCTTTTAGGTTTAGTTCGTCAACTTCGTGATCAATCACTAAAATTAATTTCCCGGTTACTGGGATTACCTTGTCTTCGACACGCTACCCGTAGGGGTACGACCGCTTCTCAAGATAAAAAATGA